TGGCGGGCATTCCCAGTTGACCGCAAAGAAACGGGGGAAAAGGATGAGGCGGACTCTCGCTGTCTCGCTCGGCACGGCCGCGGCGCTCGCGGCCTTCATGCCGGCCGGGCAGGCGTCGGCGGACGGCCGGGTTCACGTGGTGAAGCCGGGGCGCTCGATCCAGAAGGCCGTCGACAGGGCCCGGCCCGGCGACGTCATCCTGCTCAAGGCGGGGCGCTACGACGGGGGAGTCCTCGTCCGCAAGCCGCTCACCATCCGCGGCGCCGGCAACAAGACCGTCCTGCGGCCCGGCCGCAAGGCGGACCACTGCGCGAAGGCAGGCCAGCACGGATCGGGGATCTGCGTGGTCGGCCGCGCCGGGCACCCGGTACGGAACGTCACGATCAAGAAGATCAGCGTCCAGGGGTTCCGGGAGACCGGGGTCATCGGCGTCCACACCGACCGCCTGACGGTGGAGCACGTCCTCGCCAAGAGGAACGGCGAGTACGGCATCGCGGAGTTCCACTCCACCCGCGGCCGGTTCATCCACAACCGGGTCGAGCACTCCGGTGAGCACGCCGGCCTCTACGTCGGCGACATCGCCAACGCGCACGGCACCGAGGTCGCCGAGAACCACGCCTCCGGCAACGCGATGGGGCTTCTCGTCCGGCACGCCCGCAACGTGAAGGCCTGGAACAACACGTTCGTCGGGAACTGCACCGGAATCGTGCTGGTCGACGACGGCCAGAAGGGCGGGCAAGGCCACACCGCGCTCTGGCAGAACAACGTCGTGAAGAACAACCGGAACTGCAAGGCGAACGGTCCGCTTCCCGCCTTCCACGGCACCGGCATTCTGCTCTTCGGCGGCGACCACAACTCGATCAAGAAGAACCGGGTGCAGCGCAACAGGGGCAAGCTGCCCTACTCCGGCGGCATCGTCCTGTTCCGCGGCGTCCCGCCGCAGAACCGGCCCGCCGCCTTCAACGTGATCGCTGGCAACGACGTCCGCGGCAACGCTCCGTACGACCTGGTCAACAGGAGCGGCAGCAGGACCAACAAGTTCCACGCGAACCGCTGCCGGACCTCCTCGCCGCGCGGCCTCTGCTGATCAGGCCGTGACCGCCCGGGGACCACGCCGCGACCGGCGTGGTCCCCGATGCGTCCCGGCCCCCTGCGTCCCGGCCCCCTGCGTCCCGGCCCCCTGCGTCCCGGCTCCCGATGCGTCCCGGCCCCGCCTGCGCCATGATGGACGCCGGCAGGGGAGGGACATGACCGTGGACGACCGGCGCCCGGAACACTGGCTCACCGCCTGCGCCCTCCTTTACGGCCTCACCCACCACATCGGCTTCGGCCTGGCCTGGCTCGGCACCGTCGGCGACACCCGATGGGCGGACTGGGCCGACATACTCACGCCGTACGCCGTCCTCCTCACCGCCGCGGCCGCACTCCACACCGGACGTGCCGACGTCCGGTGCTGGGCCCTCTACCTCGTCGGCGCCGTCACCTACGTCGAGGGGCACGGCATCCACCTGGCGGCCAACTCCGTCGGCAACGACACCCCCGGAATCCCCGTCGTCCACCTGTGGGACGAGGTGGTCGGCCACTACCTCTGGTACGCGGGCACCGCCCTGGTGTTCGCCGCCCTGGCCCGGGCCCTCGCGGCCCGCCCGGCCCCGCCGATGCGTTACGCGCTGATCCCGGCCCTCGTCGTGGCCGTCACCTGGACCACCAACTCCCTGGAGGGCGGCACGGCGGTGATGGGCCTGGTCATCGCCGCCGCCTTCACGGTGTGGGGCGTGCGCGCCCGGCGGCATCTGGGGCGGACCCTCGTTCCGGCGTTCGCCCCCGCCGTCGTCGCCCTCGCCGTCTACGGGATCTGGCACCGCGGCTTCCCCGAGCCTACCGAGCTGGGCTGGATCTGACCCGCACGCCGTCCCCCGGAGGCGACGCGGCGGCGCCGATCAGAGACCGGTCACGCCGTCGAGCCGCCGGACGGCGGGCTCGTCCAGCTTCAGGTCCCGCGCGGCGAGCGCCTCCTCGAGCTGGGCGAGCGAGCTGACCCCGACGACCGGGACCACGTCGTGGGCGAGCAGCCAGGCGATCACGACCTGGTTGGGCGTCGCACCGGCCTCCTCGGCGACGGCGTGCAGCGCGGCCAGGCGGGCCGGGGTGCCGGGGTGGTCGTAGACGCCGTCCAGCGGCTTGCCGGAGTAGCCGCCCTTCAGCAGCGGGCTGTAGGCCCACAGCCGCATGGCGGGCTCGGCGCGGACGTAGTCGAGCACCTCGTCCGACGCGTCGGCGAACGCATGGTCTCCGGGCTCCCGGACGTCGAGGCGGGGACGCAGGTACGAGTGGCGCAACTGAAGGCTGGGGAAGGCGGGCCGTCCACCGGCGACGTTCCGGGCGCGTTCCACCCTCCCGCCCGCCTCGATGAAGCGGTCGAGGAGCTCGAAGGACGTCTCCTCGCCGGTCCTCGTCCCGAACCACATGGTGCCAAGGCAGAGCTTCGCTCATGCCCGCAAGCCTCCAACCTGGAGCGCGCTCCAGGTCAACCCGACTTATTCGGCTCGGCAAGGTCAGGGCGTTTTAGACTTCGCGGATGACCAGCGAGACTTTCAGCCTCACGGTACTGGGCTCCGCGACGCCCTATCCCAGCCCGGGCAACCCGTGTTCCGGCTACCTGGTGTCCGGGGCGGGCACGCGGGTGTGGGTGGACGCGGGAACCGGGACGCTGGGCGAGCTGCAACGTCACGTCCGGCTGGACGAGCTGGATGCGATCTGGATCTCCCACATGCACGCCGACCACAGCGCGGACCTCCTCACCGCCTACTACGGCGCGCTCTACGCCGACATCCGGCTCGCCGCCCCGATCCCCCTGTACGGCCCGCCCGGCATCGCCGACCGGCTGGCGCACTACCTCACCAACGGCCCCGCCCGCAGCCCCGTCGAGTCCGCCTTCGCCGTCGAGGAACTGCGCGACGGTCATCAGGCGCGGGTCGGCGCGCTGACGCTGACCAGCCGGGCGGTGTCACACGGCATCCCCGCCTTCGCCCTGCGGGTCGAGGCCGCGGGCCGGTCGCTCGTGTACTCCGGGGACACGGCGCCCTGCACGGCGCTGACGAGCCTCGCCGAGGCGTGCGACGTGCTGCTGTGCGAAGCCGACGGCGCCGAGGCGGCGGACGCGGCGGAACCCGTCCACCACACGCCGGAGAACGCCGGCGACACGGCCCGCGACGCCCGCGCGGAACGGCTGATCGTCACGCACGTCGCACGCTCCCTCACCCCTGAGCAGGCGGTGGCCTCCGCCTCGGCCCGCTTCGGCGGCTCCGTCGACTACGCCGCCCCCGGAGCCGTCTTCACGGTCGGCTGAGGGACGGCGGCGTCACCGGGTCTTCGGGAGTTCGCCGAGCCGCCGCCGTCCGGTGACGACGAGGAGCATCTCCTTGGACGTCATCTCCACGACGTCCGGCCCGTCGCCGATGGAGACGCCGGAGTCGGCGGCCGTCAGCCTCGTCCCGCTGAGATCGACCCCGAAGTACTTCAGCTGCCGGGGCTGGGTCGAGCCCAGAACCAGGGCAAGCCGCTCGACCGGTGCCGGGGGGAGACCGAGCGGTTCGGTGACGTCGAGCCCGTGGATGACGTCGTGGCTGAGGGCACCGGCCTGCCCGCCGCCGGGCGGCTGCCAGGGGTGGTCGATATTGCGCCGGAGGAGGCCGACGAGCTCGGCCTCGCTCATCGCCGCGGCCGCCGACCGGGCGTCCCGGTCGGCGTACCGGTTGAACGAGAACCGGGCCCGGACGAGACCTCCCATCACCTTGAGCGGTTTCGTCCGGAACGGCATCGTCATGTGCGCCACCACCTCGCGGACCCGCCACCCGTCACAGAGGGACGCCGCGTCCCACTGCTCCGGCGTGAGGTCGCCGAAAAGCCCGGCAAGCCGCTCCCGCTCCGCCCGGGTCTCACTGACCAGGTCGGCCGTAGGCGTTCCCATGGGTTCGTCCTTCCACGTCGTAGTGCTGTTCACCGACTTGTACGACGTGCCCCGGCCGAACTCATCGCTCCCACAACGCCCCGCACCGAACAGACCCCGGCGGCCCGATCCGCACGGCCGCCGCGGGTCTTGAACTCGTCCGGTCCTCGCTCACACGGCGGGTCGCGCCGCGCCGGGGAGGGTCTCCGGGAGGCCGAACTCGGTGAACCGGTGCTGCGTGCCGAGGAAAGTGACCATCCGGGCGATCCGCCCGTCCCGCATGCCGACCGACACGAGCGCGAAGGGACGCAGAACGCCGTCGTCGCCGGGCCGGTACTGCCCGAACCCCGGCTCGCCGTTGATGCGGCAGGGGGCCAGCCGGGCGCCCGCGCAGGAGCCGCCGTCCCCGACGAGCGCGGCGACCTCCCGTGCGCCCGCGACCCGCCACGGGAACGGCGGCATCGACGCCACCGCGTCCTCCCGCAGCACCGCGGCCAGCCCGTCGACGTCATGGGACTCGAAGGCGGCCACGTAACGGCGCAGCAGATCGCGCTGCTCGGCGTCGTCGGGGTCGTAGACGTCGGACGGGTCGGGCCGCGCGGCCTCCAGCGAGGCCCGCGCACGCTGCAGCGCGCTGTTCACCGCGGGCACGGTGGTGCCGAGGATCTCGGCGGTCTCCTGCGCGGTGAACACGAGGACGTCCCGCAGCACCAGGACGGCGCGCTGGCGGGGGGCGAGGTGCTGGAGGGCCGCGATGAACGCCAGGCGGACCGTCTCCCGTTCGAGGACGACCTCACCGGGGTCCCGGCGCTCCAGCAGTCGCGCGTCGGGCATCGGCTCCACCCACGCGTCGGGAGGCAGGGGTTCGCCGAGGTTCGATCCCGCCGACCCCACGTCCATGACCAGGGCCCGCCGTTTCGCCGCGCGGAGCATGTCGATGCAGACGTTGGTGGCGATGCGGTGGACCCATGTGCTCAGCCGCGCCCTGCCGGGGTCGAACCGGTCCAGATTGGCCGATGCCCGGATGAGGGTCTCCTGGACCGCGTCGTCGGTGTCGGCGGACGAGCCGAGGAGCCGGTAGCAGTAGCCGGTCAGCGGGACGCGCAGGGCCTCGAGGTCCTCGATCGCCGGCTCGCGTGTGCGCACGGGGTCACCTCCCTCATCCGGCCGCCATGCCCGCATTCCGGTGGGCGGGAACGTCCAGGGCCGCAGCGTCGAACACTAGCTCGAACGCGACCTCGCCGCCACGGGCCTCGTCCGTGCCGTCCCGCGCGCGGAGGCCGCCGACCTCCGCTTCAAGATCGTGGCTTGTGCGGTGTCGCTCGCCCCGGGGGCGGCCATGCTGCTCGCCGCCGTGCTGATTTCGCTGCCTGAGCCCGGCGCCCGCCCGGGGCGTCCTATGCGGCATCGACGGGCACGAGCAGGCCGAAGACCCGCACCGCGACCAACCCCTCGGCGAGCGGCGCCGCGGCGGCCGCGGTCACCGCCTCCCCGCCGGGCCACGGCTCGCCGTCCAGGAGCACCTCGTTGGTCAGCAGCTCGCCGTCCCTGTAGGCGACGAACAGGCGGAGCCCGTGCACCTCCCGGGAGAGCGGCTCCGCGCGCAGCGCCTCCGTCAGCCGGTCGAGGACCGGCCCGGCGGGCGGCACCGGCCGGTCGGCGAACATGGTCAACTGGGGTCCCAGCACCAGGTCGAACGCGCCGCCCGGGTGCTCGTACCGCGTCCGCTGCACCTGGTCGGGCACGGAGCCGGGACGCAGCAGCCCGTCGATGAGCGGATGCAGCGACGCCCGCTCGAACAGGTGCAACGCCCCGCGGATCGCCTCACGCCAGGTCGTGCCGTGCGCGGCGAAGCTCTCCACCAGCCGCGACCCGGCCACCGCCGGGTGCGCGACGACGAAGTCGATCTGGGCCATCACCCGGCCGGGCGGAGAGGGATGGACGAACAGCAGCGCATCGACCTGCGCCTCCCCGTCGAGCGGCACGTCGTGCCCCCGCAGGAGGTCCTCGAACACCGCCCGCGCCGAAGGGACGCCGCCGTCGCCCGGGAGGACGGGCGTCAGATCGTCGCGCAGCGTGGTCTCGCCGATCACCAGACCGCGGAGGTCCGCCCCGTCCTCCAGCGCGTTGTTGATCGCGTTGAACTCGGAGCAGCGCAGCGCGACCCGTTCGATCTCCGCGCGGTCGGCGTTCCGCGCCCGCGCGGCCGCGGCGGCGAACACGGGTTCGTCCGCGAGGCGCACCCGTCCGCCCGGGGCCGCCACCGTGTCGGGGTACCGGACGTCCGGCAGCAGCCGCCGCGTGAACGCCATCGGCAGGAAGACCAGCAGCCGCTTGGCCAGGGGCAGTGCAGACCGGGCGGCCGGGAACGGCATGGCCGCCGGCGCCTTAGCGGGGGTTCCGTCCGGGTCTGGTGAGCCAGAGGCAGATCAGGAACGCCAAGCCCCAGAGGAAGAACCACGGATCCCACAGGAAGGCATGCCAGGCCAACGCCCGCTGGTCGCCGTCCTCGGCGGCCTCGACGGCACCGCTCTGGACGAGCAGCCCCACGGCCGTGAGGACGCCGCCGTACGCGGTGAGGACCACGGCCGCGATCCAGCCCAGCGCACGCGCGGCGCGTCCGGTCGTCCAGCCGGGCAGCCGTCCCGGCCCCAGCGCGAGGACGGGCGCGGCCACCGCGACCCCGCTCTTGAGCACTGCGATCAGCCACAGGGCGACGACCACGCTCGGTTGGCGCTCGCGGCCCCAGCGTTCGAGCTCACCGCCGATGGTGTCCAGCAGCCACGTGCCGCCGATGGCCCAGTAGGCGCTGAACGCGGCGTGCCCGATCCCCAGCACCGCGGCCAGCAGTGCCGCGACCATCGATGCGGAGAATCGGTGCGTCATCAGGCCCACCGTAGAGTCAGGGCAACTCGAGCGGAGTGAAAACCGGTCTTCCACCGACGAGCGGGCCCATGAGGAACCTGTCTCGGACGTTCGGTGAGCCCGCCGGTGCCCAGCCCAGGCACGCGCCGTCCACACCGCGTCGTCGCGGATGATGATCGTCACCGTGGTGTCGGGAGCGCGGCGGTGGCCGGTGCGTCGTAGCCGCCCCCGGAACGGCCGGTTCGTGGCAAAGTGGCGGGGTGCCTGGCGCTCGATATGGGATGGATGCGCCCTACGGGTTCGGTTTCGTGGGACTGGTCGTGCTGGGGTTCTGGGTGACCGGGCTGGTGATGGCGGTCACCTCCGGTCCGGCCGCCGCGCTGCCCGCGCTGGTCTCCGGCACCCTGCTGGCGTCATGCCTGGCCCTGAGCCTGCACGCCACTCTGCGGGGCAAGTTCCTGGTCTGGCGGGACGTGCTGGACGAGCTGGACCTGCGCGGCGACGAACGGCTGCTCGACCTGGGCTGCGGACGCGGCGCCGTGCTGCTGGCGGCCGCCCGGCGGCTCCCGCGGGGCCGGGCGGTCGGCGTGGACCTGTGGCGCGGGCGGGACCAGTCGGGCAACACCCCGGCGGCGACCCTGCGCAACGCCCGCGCCGAAGGCGTCGCCGACCGCGTCCACGTGCAGGCGGGCGACCTGCGCAGGCTCCCGTACGCGGAGGCGAGCTTCGATCTGGTGGTGTCCAGCCTGACGGTGCACACCATCTTCGGCGCGGACGCCCGCGCTCAGGCGATCACCGAGGCGTACCGTGTGCTGCGGCCGGGCGGCCGCCTCCTGATCGCCGACCTTGCGCGCACCCCCCGCGAGTACGCCGCGGTGCTGGCCCGCCTGAACGCCCAGGACATCCGCATACGCAACCTCGGCTGGCGCGTGTGGTGGGGCAGCCCCTGGGTCCCCACCCGCCTCCTCACCGCCCGCAAACCGTCCACCCCCTGAACCCACCACCGGAACGCCGTCGAAGGTGGACCAGGGGATTCTGAGTTGCCCCAACGGTCGGAGAACGCTCGCATCACCAAAGCCCACCCCGATCTTGGATGCACATGACCGATGTTCGTGGAGACCGCAGCGGTCAGTTCGGACGCACGCGCAGGATCGCCGATCCGTCGGCGACCGAGAGCACCGTGATGACGATCTTGCCGGTCAGGATGCGCGCCCCGGCGCCTGCCGTCCATGCCGTACCCGACTGGACTGACTGGTCGTCCCCTCCGGAGGAGTAGCCGCCCCCGCCGGTCTGCACGCAACCCTCGTCGGGGTGACAGATTTGAACGGAGGACCAGGAGTTCCGCCCGGAACTCTTCATGGTGAACGACACTGTGTCGTCCATGTCCGGCTCGACCTCCAGTGAGGTGATCTCAGGGATTATGAACCGGACAACGAGGCTTTCTGTGGCCTGAAAGATGCGGTCCGGGTAGACACGCGGGCAGATCGCCGGGCGGTGAAACGGGACGTGGAGCCCCGGTAGAACAACGAATCACCACAAAACCCTGCTCGCCCGGAAGGCTCCACGTGATCCCCCATCGTGCCACGCTCGACGTCTCCCGTGAACTCGCCCAGTACCTCGGGCGGCTGCTATGGCAGGAGCGCAGGCTGCGCGCAACG
The sequence above is drawn from the Actinomadura hallensis genome and encodes:
- a CDS encoding right-handed parallel beta-helix repeat-containing protein yields the protein MRRTLAVSLGTAAALAAFMPAGQASADGRVHVVKPGRSIQKAVDRARPGDVILLKAGRYDGGVLVRKPLTIRGAGNKTVLRPGRKADHCAKAGQHGSGICVVGRAGHPVRNVTIKKISVQGFRETGVIGVHTDRLTVEHVLAKRNGEYGIAEFHSTRGRFIHNRVEHSGEHAGLYVGDIANAHGTEVAENHASGNAMGLLVRHARNVKAWNNTFVGNCTGIVLVDDGQKGGQGHTALWQNNVVKNNRNCKANGPLPAFHGTGILLFGGDHNSIKKNRVQRNRGKLPYSGGIVLFRGVPPQNRPAAFNVIAGNDVRGNAPYDLVNRSGSRTNKFHANRCRTSSPRGLC
- a CDS encoding aldo/keto reductase; protein product: MWFGTRTGEETSFELLDRFIEAGGRVERARNVAGGRPAFPSLQLRHSYLRPRLDVREPGDHAFADASDEVLDYVRAEPAMRLWAYSPLLKGGYSGKPLDGVYDHPGTPARLAALHAVAEEAGATPNQVVIAWLLAHDVVPVVGVSSLAQLEEALAARDLKLDEPAVRRLDGVTGL
- a CDS encoding MBL fold metallo-hydrolase, whose product is MTSETFSLTVLGSATPYPSPGNPCSGYLVSGAGTRVWVDAGTGTLGELQRHVRLDELDAIWISHMHADHSADLLTAYYGALYADIRLAAPIPLYGPPGIADRLAHYLTNGPARSPVESAFAVEELRDGHQARVGALTLTSRAVSHGIPAFALRVEAAGRSLVYSGDTAPCTALTSLAEACDVLLCEADGAEAADAAEPVHHTPENAGDTARDARAERLIVTHVARSLTPEQAVASASARFGGSVDYAAPGAVFTVG
- a CDS encoding maleylpyruvate isomerase family mycothiol-dependent enzyme, whose product is MGTPTADLVSETRAERERLAGLFGDLTPEQWDAASLCDGWRVREVVAHMTMPFRTKPLKVMGGLVRARFSFNRYADRDARSAAAAMSEAELVGLLRRNIDHPWQPPGGGQAGALSHDVIHGLDVTEPLGLPPAPVERLALVLGSTQPRQLKYFGVDLSGTRLTAADSGVSIGDGPDVVEMTSKEMLLVVTGRRRLGELPKTR
- a CDS encoding RNA polymerase subunit sigma-70 translates to MRTREPAIEDLEALRVPLTGYCYRLLGSSADTDDAVQETLIRASANLDRFDPGRARLSTWVHRIATNVCIDMLRAAKRRALVMDVGSAGSNLGEPLPPDAWVEPMPDARLLERRDPGEVVLERETVRLAFIAALQHLAPRQRAVLVLRDVLVFTAQETAEILGTTVPAVNSALQRARASLEAARPDPSDVYDPDDAEQRDLLRRYVAAFESHDVDGLAAVLREDAVASMPPFPWRVAGAREVAALVGDGGSCAGARLAPCRINGEPGFGQYRPGDDGVLRPFALVSVGMRDGRIARMVTFLGTQHRFTEFGLPETLPGAARPAV
- a CDS encoding DUF6348 family protein, producing MPFPAARSALPLAKRLLVFLPMAFTRRLLPDVRYPDTVAAPGGRVRLADEPVFAAAAARARNADRAEIERVALRCSEFNAINNALEDGADLRGLVIGETTLRDDLTPVLPGDGGVPSARAVFEDLLRGHDVPLDGEAQVDALLFVHPSPPGRVMAQIDFVVAHPAVAGSRLVESFAAHGTTWREAIRGALHLFERASLHPLIDGLLRPGSVPDQVQRTRYEHPGGAFDLVLGPQLTMFADRPVPPAGPVLDRLTEALRAEPLSREVHGLRLFVAYRDGELLTNEVLLDGEPWPGGEAVTAAAAAPLAEGLVAVRVFGLLVPVDAA
- a CDS encoding DUF3995 domain-containing protein, coding for MTHRFSASMVAALLAAVLGIGHAAFSAYWAIGGTWLLDTIGGELERWGRERQPSVVVALWLIAVLKSGVAVAAPVLALGPGRLPGWTTGRAARALGWIAAVVLTAYGGVLTAVGLLVQSGAVEAAEDGDQRALAWHAFLWDPWFFLWGLAFLICLWLTRPGRNPR
- a CDS encoding class I SAM-dependent methyltransferase, with protein sequence MDAPYGFGFVGLVVLGFWVTGLVMAVTSGPAAALPALVSGTLLASCLALSLHATLRGKFLVWRDVLDELDLRGDERLLDLGCGRGAVLLAAARRLPRGRAVGVDLWRGRDQSGNTPAATLRNARAEGVADRVHVQAGDLRRLPYAEASFDLVVSSLTVHTIFGADARAQAITEAYRVLRPGGRLLIADLARTPREYAAVLARLNAQDIRIRNLGWRVWWGSPWVPTRLLTARKPSTP